A portion of the uncultured Draconibacterium sp. genome contains these proteins:
- a CDS encoding glycoside hydrolase family 3 N-terminal domain-containing protein, whose product MRKIILLSLIMLVGINFISAQLPAYKNKGLSPEERANDLLKQMTVGEKIAQMQCLWRGEPSKKSLFNNGVFDAEKARELLPNSIGSIARINEDMRPGAVGAHPTLPPADAARQYNKVQKYFIEETRLGIPVLIHEEGLHGQQATEATSFPAPIGLASSWNEDLIHDIYSIVAKEIRYRGGSQVLAPVVDVVRDPRWGRTEETMGEDPFLISRLGVAQVKAYQGDGIYLDGDHVGATLKHFGVHGQSEGGSNTAPSNIDERTAREVFFKPFQACIKEARPMNIMVTYNELWGIPAHANKKLLKDILRDDFGFEGVVVSDYYGISNLVDIDKVTPSKAEAGYLAFKAGVDIELPDYFGYQNLVALVKEGKIKESEIDEKVKSILIEKFRLGLFDRPYVNADKAEQFVGCEANREVAYKAAAESMVLLKNEKDFLPLNKDAIKTIAFIGPNADRCILGGYSSSPKQCISPLQAIREKYGDKMNILYAEGCRITDVNSPFPEVIRLVPREDNDVRITEAVEVAKQADVVVLFVGSNEAVAREAYGPTAPGDMPTLELLNGQNELIEQIVALGKPTCAFVNSGQPLSIGNLAEAVPAVMQCWFLGQEGGYAIVDALFGDINPSGKLPITFPRSAGHIPSYYAYKPSSRRGYNLGLDVTPLFPFGYGLSYTTFEYSNLKISSPTITKEDSVEVSVDVTNTGSRRGAEVVQLYIRDEYSSVTRPVKELKGFEKLWLEPGQTQTVTFAITPDLLAFYDGNMNWVVEPGDFSIMVGTSSDNVDNLKLSVTDY is encoded by the coding sequence GATGCGGAGAAGGCGCGAGAACTTCTTCCAAACAGCATTGGTAGTATAGCCCGGATTAATGAAGATATGAGACCTGGCGCTGTTGGTGCACATCCGACATTGCCGCCGGCAGATGCCGCCAGGCAATACAACAAAGTGCAGAAATATTTTATCGAGGAAACCCGTCTTGGAATTCCGGTATTGATTCATGAAGAAGGATTGCATGGACAACAAGCTACTGAGGCAACAAGTTTTCCCGCTCCCATAGGTTTAGCTAGTTCATGGAATGAAGATTTGATACATGATATCTACTCAATTGTTGCCAAAGAAATTCGTTATCGGGGGGGAAGCCAGGTATTGGCTCCGGTAGTTGATGTTGTGCGGGATCCGCGGTGGGGGCGCACCGAAGAAACAATGGGCGAGGATCCTTTCCTGATATCAAGATTGGGTGTAGCACAGGTAAAAGCATATCAGGGTGATGGTATTTATTTGGATGGCGATCATGTTGGGGCGACATTAAAGCACTTTGGAGTACATGGACAAAGTGAAGGAGGAAGCAACACTGCTCCCAGCAATATCGACGAAAGAACAGCTCGGGAAGTGTTTTTTAAACCATTTCAGGCTTGCATTAAGGAAGCCAGGCCAATGAACATTATGGTTACATACAACGAATTATGGGGAATACCAGCCCATGCCAATAAAAAGCTACTCAAAGACATTTTACGGGATGACTTTGGATTTGAGGGAGTAGTAGTTTCTGATTATTACGGAATTAGCAATTTGGTTGACATCGACAAAGTAACTCCGTCAAAGGCAGAGGCTGGTTACCTGGCATTTAAAGCAGGAGTTGATATTGAATTGCCCGACTATTTTGGTTATCAGAATTTAGTGGCGTTGGTTAAAGAAGGTAAAATAAAAGAATCAGAAATTGATGAAAAGGTTAAAAGCATTTTAATTGAAAAGTTTCGTTTGGGACTGTTTGACCGTCCATATGTAAATGCAGACAAAGCTGAACAATTTGTTGGTTGCGAAGCAAACAGGGAGGTTGCTTATAAAGCTGCTGCCGAATCAATGGTATTATTGAAAAACGAAAAAGATTTTCTGCCACTAAACAAAGATGCGATAAAGACGATTGCTTTTATTGGCCCCAATGCCGACCGATGTATTTTGGGAGGCTATTCATCTTCACCAAAACAGTGTATCTCACCATTACAGGCTATTAGGGAAAAATATGGAGATAAAATGAACATACTTTATGCCGAGGGTTGCCGTATCACTGATGTCAACAGTCCTTTTCCGGAAGTGATCAGATTGGTGCCAAGGGAAGATAATGATGTGAGAATAACAGAGGCTGTAGAAGTAGCAAAACAAGCGGATGTTGTTGTACTATTTGTCGGTTCGAATGAAGCAGTTGCGCGCGAAGCATACGGCCCTACCGCCCCCGGTGATATGCCAACTCTTGAACTACTGAATGGTCAGAATGAACTGATTGAACAAATCGTTGCCCTGGGGAAACCAACCTGTGCGTTTGTAAATAGTGGTCAACCTTTGAGTATAGGAAATCTTGCTGAAGCTGTCCCTGCGGTGATGCAGTGTTGGTTTTTAGGACAGGAAGGTGGCTACGCAATTGTAGATGCTTTGTTTGGCGATATTAATCCAAGTGGCAAGTTACCAATAACTTTCCCTCGAAGTGCAGGACATATTCCATCCTATTATGCTTATAAACCTTCCTCGCGCAGGGGGTACAATTTAGGCTTGGATGTTACTCCCTTATTCCCGTTTGGATATGGTCTGAGTTACACAACATTTGAATATTCAAACCTGAAAATCAGCAGTCCAACCATCACAAAAGAGGATTCGGTTGAAGTAAGCGTTGACGTAACGAACACCGGGAGTCGACGGGGGGCAGAAGTGGTTCAGTTATATATTCGCGACGAATATTCATCAGTAACCAGACCTGTTAAAGAGCTGAAAGGATTTGAAAAACTGTGGTTGGAGCCCGGACAAACTCAAACAGTAACATTTGCGATCACTCCTGACTTACTGGCTTTTTACGATGGTAATATGAATTGGGTGGTTGAACCGGGAGACTTTTCAATTATGGTAGGTACTTCATCTGATAATGTTGATAACCTTAAGTTAAGCGTCACGGATTATTAA
- a CDS encoding glycoside hydrolase family 3 N-terminal domain-containing protein gives MKQQLVYRLFLLVSLFSSHTTTAQMENIDRIMDQLTLEEKASLCAGKDMWHTQEIERLGIPSIFMTDGPHEVRINEGTDFTTPSVKATCFPTASLAASTWDKDLLYKMGEALGKEASYYGVKILLGPGTNIKRSPLGGRNFEYFSEDPIVSGKLEAGYINGVQSTGVGTSVKHFAANNQEYEHMLMSSEVDERTLREIYLRAFEIAVKESQPTSVMCAYNKVNGTYCTENEWLISDILRNEFGFKGLTVTDWGAVNERVA, from the coding sequence ATGAAACAACAACTAGTGTATCGTTTATTTCTTCTCGTTTCCCTGTTCTCCAGTCATACAACAACTGCACAGATGGAGAATATTGATCGAATAATGGACCAATTAACGCTTGAAGAAAAAGCATCACTTTGTGCCGGAAAAGATATGTGGCATACGCAGGAAATCGAAAGACTAGGAATTCCGTCAATTTTTATGACTGATGGTCCACACGAAGTTCGGATTAATGAAGGGACGGACTTCACAACGCCTAGTGTTAAAGCAACCTGCTTTCCTACTGCCTCACTTGCCGCTTCAACCTGGGACAAAGACTTGCTTTATAAAATGGGGGAAGCATTGGGAAAAGAAGCCAGTTATTATGGCGTGAAAATATTATTGGGACCCGGAACAAATATTAAAAGGTCGCCGCTTGGCGGTAGAAATTTTGAATATTTTTCAGAAGACCCAATCGTATCTGGGAAACTGGAAGCTGGCTATATTAATGGTGTACAATCGACGGGTGTTGGAACTTCAGTAAAACATTTTGCTGCCAATAATCAGGAATATGAGCACATGCTGATGAGTTCTGAAGTGGATGAACGAACACTACGTGAAATTTATCTCAGAGCCTTTGAAATTGCGGTTAAAGAATCCCAACCTACATCGGTAATGTGTGCTTACAATAAAGTAAATGGCACCTACTGTACGGAAAACGAGTGGCTCATTTCAGATATTCTGCGAAATGAATTTGGTTTTAAAGGTTTGACTGTAACCGATTGGGGTGCTGTTAATGA